A window of Tautonia plasticadhaerens contains these coding sequences:
- a CDS encoding IS3 family transposase (programmed frameshift): MPEVTQNRSTPESPDRGRFPARRKAEAVVRLLRGEDLDTLSRELGVTAATLSSWRDGFLDGGTAALEGRPADGRDELVARLQAEGGQLTMDRQPLGMRCRHLEGGRPFASGEAEHLSRSASPSTGKRYGMQRACRIFGLARATADDLKAREAVPPEQRPAPGKRGPAGAATDEGLVVHVRRVPAESPFTGEGYRKAWARLRPQGIRAASGRVRRPMRGHHLRAPRRGGHARGPKAHDGTITAEEPDALWGTDRTTTVTTGEGAVHVFVAVDHRTCECVGLHAAKRGDRFEALGPLRQGVRGHFGGFGAGVARGLTTRHDHGSNYLGDDFRREPALLGMASAPGFVREPQGDGRAERFIRTPKGQLLWVRTFAPVAELVEALGEFERTYDERWQIGRHGHRPPSQVRRDRNGGVPTAA, translated from the exons GTGCCCGAGGTGACCCAGAATCGCAGCACACCTGAGTCGCCCGATCGGGGCCGCTTCCCCGCCAGGCGGAAGGCCGAGGCCGTCGTCCGCCTGCTGCGGGGCGAGGACCTCGACACCCTCTCCCGGGAGCTGGGCGTCACCGCCGCCACCCTCTCCTCCTGGCGGGACGGCTTCCTCGACGGCGGCACGGCGGCCCTCGAGGGCCGGCCGGCCGACGGCCGGGACGAGCTGGTCGCCCGGCTCCAGGCCGAGGGCGGCCAGCTGACGATGGATCGCCAGCCGCTCGGCATGAGGTGCCGGCACCTGGAGGGCGGCCGCCCTTTCGCGTCGG GGGAGGCGGAGCACCTGAGCCGGTCCGCCTCCCCCTCGACCGGCAAGCGGTACGGCATGCAGCGGGCCTGCCGCATCTTCGGCCTGGCCCGCGCGACGGCCGACGACCTCAAGGCCCGGGAGGCCGTCCCGCCGGAGCAGCGGCCGGCCCCCGGGAAGCGGGGGCCGGCCGGGGCGGCCACCGACGAGGGGCTGGTGGTCCACGTCCGCCGGGTGCCGGCCGAGAGCCCGTTCACCGGCGAGGGCTACCGCAAGGCCTGGGCCCGCCTGCGGCCTCAGGGCATCCGCGCGGCGTCCGGGCGGGTGCGGCGGCCGATGCGGGGGCACCACCTCCGGGCCCCCCGCCGGGGCGGCCACGCCCGCGGCCCGAAGGCCCACGACGGCACGATCACGGCCGAGGAGCCGGACGCGCTGTGGGGCACCGACAGGACCACGACCGTCACCACCGGCGAGGGCGCGGTGCACGTCTTCGTGGCGGTGGACCACCGCACCTGCGAGTGCGTCGGCCTGCACGCCGCCAAGCGGGGCGACCGGTTCGAGGCGTTGGGGCCGCTGCGGCAGGGGGTGCGGGGGCACTTCGGCGGCTTCGGGGCCGGGGTCGCCCGTGGGCTGACCACCCGCCACGACCACGGGAGCAACTACCTCGGCGACGACTTCCGGCGGGAGCCGGCCTTGCTGGGGATGGCCAGCGCGCCGGGCTTCGTGCGGGAGCCGCAGGGGGACGGCCGCGCCGAGCGGTTCATCCGCACGCCCAAGGGGCAGCTGCTCTGGGTCCGGACGTTCGCCCCGGTGGCCGAGTTGGTCGAGGCGTTGGGCGAGTTCGAGCGGACGTACGACGAGCGATGGCAGATCGGTCGCCACGGCCACAGGCCGCCGAGCCAGGTCCGACGGGACCGGAACGGTGGCGTCCCGACAGCGGCGTGA